Proteins encoded in a region of the Isosphaeraceae bacterium EP7 genome:
- a CDS encoding c-type cytochrome domain-containing protein yields MFARPLRTGIVALAALACLSVRANAADAKKKLGFEDVAQIFRQRCNTCHNADKQKGGLNLENFGGTMQGGGSGKVVEPGDFAASTLFSVITHAEEPFMPPNAPKIPDAEIDVIKAWIEAGAPETAGAVVAMKAKPKFEFKLDPSALGKPVGPPAMPENLSTEPVVVSARANAILALAGSPWAPLVAVSGHKQVLLYQADTSRLLATLPFPEGTVNVLKFSRNGALLLAGGGRGGQSGIAVAWDVKTGKRVFEIGKDKEYDVVLAADISADHGQVALGGPGKVLRVYSTADNSLQFEMKKHTDWLTAIEFSPDGVLLASGDRSNGLVVWESQTGREFYDLRGHATAITEVSWRLDSNVVASSSEDGTVKLWEMDNGTAIKSWAANGGGVASVRFAKDGRLVTSGRDRIAHLWDQNGGKLRDFEAQNDLGLKAVFNHDDTKIIAGDWSGEVRVWAAADGRRLANLVANPAPVAVRLDLARTSIPTATAAADAAAKELAALTQAAVDKQAATAPLQQAHDAAAQAVAAKKAELAAAEKAVVDQTAAETAATTALTAAQAGEATVVAAKTAAEAAVTATIASEKAAAEGLAATKVALTKALADKTAADAGLVEAVAAMNDSKSKAAAVAALAELSKKTGQAVGLIAAISSAGEVQIASQTALETAIAARDAAPAALAAATEKAGLAAKATADAKAVVDQATAAKAVQQKLVADLKAATAPLEAALAARKAELDPVVAAKAAADKALADRKPALDQAIARVALVNEEVEALTAEILRSEAAKGATASAAKAE; encoded by the coding sequence ATGTTTGCCAGACCGCTTCGCACCGGGATCGTGGCCCTCGCGGCCCTGGCCTGCCTGTCCGTCCGGGCCAACGCAGCGGACGCCAAGAAGAAGCTGGGCTTTGAGGACGTGGCCCAGATCTTCCGCCAGCGCTGCAACACCTGCCACAACGCAGACAAGCAGAAGGGCGGCCTGAACCTGGAGAATTTCGGCGGGACCATGCAGGGAGGCGGCTCGGGCAAGGTCGTCGAGCCGGGCGACTTCGCCGCGAGCACACTCTTCAGCGTCATCACCCACGCCGAAGAGCCGTTCATGCCTCCCAATGCGCCCAAGATCCCCGACGCCGAGATCGACGTCATCAAGGCCTGGATCGAGGCAGGCGCCCCCGAAACAGCCGGCGCGGTCGTCGCGATGAAGGCCAAGCCCAAGTTCGAGTTCAAGCTCGACCCCTCGGCCCTCGGCAAGCCGGTCGGCCCGCCGGCCATGCCCGAGAACCTCTCGACCGAGCCGGTGGTCGTCAGCGCCCGTGCGAATGCGATCCTCGCCCTCGCCGGCAGCCCCTGGGCTCCATTGGTTGCGGTCTCCGGCCACAAGCAAGTCCTGCTCTACCAGGCCGACACCTCCAGGCTCCTGGCCACGCTGCCGTTCCCCGAGGGGACCGTCAACGTCCTCAAGTTCAGCCGGAATGGGGCACTGCTCCTCGCCGGCGGAGGCCGAGGCGGCCAGTCGGGCATTGCCGTCGCCTGGGACGTGAAGACGGGCAAACGCGTCTTCGAGATCGGCAAGGACAAGGAATACGACGTCGTCCTGGCCGCCGACATCAGCGCCGACCACGGCCAGGTCGCCCTCGGCGGCCCCGGCAAGGTGCTTCGCGTCTATTCAACGGCAGACAACTCGCTCCAGTTCGAGATGAAGAAGCACACCGACTGGCTCACGGCCATTGAGTTCAGCCCCGACGGTGTGCTGCTCGCCAGTGGAGACCGAAGCAATGGCCTCGTCGTCTGGGAAAGCCAGACCGGCCGCGAGTTCTACGATCTGCGTGGCCATGCGACGGCCATCACCGAGGTCTCCTGGCGGCTCGATTCCAATGTCGTCGCTTCGTCCAGCGAGGACGGCACGGTCAAGCTCTGGGAGATGGACAACGGCACCGCGATCAAGTCGTGGGCCGCGAACGGTGGCGGGGTCGCTTCGGTCCGGTTCGCCAAGGACGGCCGGCTCGTCACCTCGGGCCGCGATCGGATCGCCCACCTCTGGGACCAGAACGGCGGGAAGCTGCGCGACTTCGAGGCCCAGAATGATCTCGGCCTGAAGGCCGTCTTTAACCACGACGACACCAAGATCATCGCCGGCGACTGGTCGGGCGAGGTCCGCGTCTGGGCCGCCGCCGACGGCCGCCGCCTGGCGAACCTCGTCGCCAATCCGGCCCCCGTCGCGGTTCGTCTCGATCTGGCACGCACGTCCATCCCGACGGCCACGGCCGCCGCCGATGCCGCCGCAAAAGAGCTAGCGGCACTCACCCAAGCGGCCGTCGACAAGCAGGCCGCGACCGCGCCTCTTCAGCAGGCTCACGATGCCGCGGCCCAGGCCGTCGCGGCCAAGAAGGCGGAGCTTGCCGCGGCCGAGAAAGCCGTCGTCGATCAGACGGCCGCCGAGACCGCCGCGACCACGGCGCTCACCGCGGCCCAGGCCGGTGAGGCGACCGTCGTGGCCGCCAAAACCGCTGCGGAGGCTGCCGTCACTGCGACCATCGCCTCGGAGAAAGCCGCCGCCGAGGGACTAGCCGCCACCAAGGTAGCCTTGACCAAGGCCCTGGCGGACAAGACTGCCGCCGACGCGGGACTCGTCGAGGCCGTTGCCGCAATGAACGACTCGAAGTCCAAAGCCGCAGCTGTTGCCGCACTCGCCGAGCTGTCCAAGAAGACGGGCCAGGCCGTCGGTCTGATCGCCGCGATCTCGTCCGCGGGCGAGGTCCAGATTGCCTCCCAGACCGCCCTGGAAACCGCCATCGCCGCCCGCGATGCGGCCCCCGCCGCACTCGCCGCGGCGACCGAGAAGGCCGGCCTCGCCGCCAAGGCGACGGCCGATGCCAAGGCGGTCGTCGATCAGGCGACCGCCGCGAAGGCCGTGCAGCAGAAGCTCGTCGCCGATCTCAAGGCTGCAACCGCCCCGCTCGAAGCGGCGTTGGCAGCCCGCAAGGCTGAGCTTGACCCCGTCGTGGCCGCGAAGGCTGCCGCCGATAAGGCGCTCGCCGACCGCAAACCTGCCCTCGATCAGGCCATCGCCCGCGTCGCACTCGTCAATGAGGAAGTCGAAGCCCTGACCGCCGAGATCCTACGTTCCGAAGCGGCTAAGGGGGCGACCGCGTCGGCGGCAAAGGCCGAGTAA
- a CDS encoding DUF1549 domain-containing protein, whose translation MPFAAFTLTLAAMAWADPAAPAPARIEVYPAEIHLSTARDRQSMVVQATYPDGLTRDITAEAVITPANPALLRRDGSTFHPAADGETSLAVVYGGHEVKVPVKVVEATATPPLSFRLDVMPIFMRSGCNTGSCHGAARGKDGFRLSLFGFDPDGDHFRLTREMPGRRINMAVPADSTVVEKSVGAVPHTGGKRFEPDSELNATLLNWITAGSANDDVTKVAKPIGLELYPRGGVLDGQGATQQMTVRAKYSDGTDRDVTKLAVFLTNNETSAAVTPDGLVTAGQRGEAFVMARYETFTVGSQFVVLPKGLDFKYPEEPEANFVDSLVAAKLKKLRITPSGLCDDQTFVRRVYLDVVGLTPTVEEFESFVASTDPEKRSKLVDELLGRKEFSEIWVNKWAEALQVRSTITISYKAMFLYYNWLVEKVSKDMPMDQMVRELLGASGGTFKNPATNFFQATNDTLLLTENVAQVFMGMRIQCAQCHNHPFDRWTQDDYYGFAAFFSQIGRKTGEDYRETIVFNSGGGEMNHPVGGRVMPPKFLGAEAPDTAGKDRRILLAEWVASSKNPWFATSFANRVWAHFFGVGIVEPIDDFRVSNPASNPELLEELGKRFTDSKYNLKSMVREICNSRTYQRSTARNATNELDERNFAHANLRRIKAENLLDTISGVTETKDKFQGLPLGARAVQLADGGSSTYFLTTFGRATRETVCSCEVKMEPTLSQALHLLNGDTVNAKIKAGGVVERLVKTRKLPEERISDLYERCLARKPTRAEIDKLMPSFGEGSNQTQALEDVFWALLNSREFLFNH comes from the coding sequence ATGCCTTTCGCCGCCTTCACCTTGACGCTTGCCGCGATGGCCTGGGCCGATCCCGCGGCCCCGGCTCCGGCCCGGATCGAGGTCTACCCGGCCGAGATCCACCTGAGCACCGCCCGAGACCGCCAGTCGATGGTCGTCCAGGCCACCTATCCCGACGGACTCACCCGCGACATCACCGCCGAGGCCGTCATCACCCCGGCCAACCCGGCGCTCCTCCGCCGCGACGGTTCGACCTTCCACCCGGCTGCCGACGGCGAGACCTCGCTGGCCGTGGTCTACGGCGGGCACGAGGTCAAGGTGCCGGTCAAGGTCGTCGAGGCCACGGCCACCCCGCCGCTCTCGTTCCGGCTCGACGTCATGCCCATCTTCATGCGGTCCGGTTGCAACACCGGCAGCTGCCACGGCGCCGCCCGCGGCAAGGACGGCTTCCGCCTCTCCCTCTTCGGCTTCGATCCCGACGGCGACCACTTCCGCCTGACCCGCGAGATGCCCGGCCGGCGGATCAACATGGCCGTCCCCGCCGACAGCACGGTCGTCGAGAAGTCCGTCGGCGCCGTGCCGCACACCGGCGGCAAGCGGTTTGAGCCGGACAGTGAGCTGAACGCCACGCTCCTCAACTGGATCACCGCGGGTTCCGCCAACGACGACGTGACCAAAGTGGCCAAGCCCATCGGCCTGGAGCTCTACCCGCGAGGCGGGGTGCTCGACGGCCAGGGGGCCACCCAGCAGATGACCGTCCGGGCCAAATACTCCGACGGCACCGACCGCGACGTGACCAAGCTCGCGGTCTTCCTGACCAACAACGAGACCTCCGCCGCCGTCACCCCCGACGGGCTCGTCACCGCCGGCCAGCGCGGCGAAGCCTTCGTCATGGCCCGCTATGAGACCTTCACCGTCGGCTCTCAGTTCGTCGTCCTGCCCAAGGGGCTCGACTTCAAGTATCCCGAAGAGCCCGAGGCCAACTTCGTTGATAGCCTTGTCGCGGCCAAGCTCAAGAAACTGAGGATCACCCCGTCGGGCCTCTGCGACGACCAGACGTTCGTGCGCAGGGTCTACCTCGACGTCGTCGGCCTGACCCCGACGGTTGAAGAGTTCGAGTCGTTCGTCGCCTCGACCGACCCGGAGAAGCGATCCAAGCTGGTCGACGAGCTGCTCGGCCGCAAGGAGTTCTCGGAGATCTGGGTCAACAAGTGGGCCGAGGCCCTGCAGGTCCGCAGCACGATCACGATCAGCTACAAGGCCATGTTCCTGTACTACAACTGGCTGGTCGAGAAGGTCTCCAAGGATATGCCGATGGACCAGATGGTCCGCGAGCTCCTGGGGGCCAGTGGCGGCACCTTCAAGAACCCGGCCACCAACTTCTTCCAGGCGACCAACGACACCCTGCTGCTCACCGAGAACGTGGCCCAGGTCTTCATGGGCATGCGCATCCAGTGCGCCCAGTGCCACAACCACCCGTTCGACCGCTGGACCCAGGACGACTACTACGGATTCGCCGCCTTCTTCTCGCAGATCGGCCGCAAGACCGGCGAGGACTACCGCGAGACGATCGTCTTCAACTCCGGCGGCGGCGAGATGAACCATCCCGTCGGCGGCCGCGTGATGCCGCCCAAGTTCCTCGGCGCCGAGGCCCCCGACACCGCCGGCAAGGATCGCCGGATTCTGCTCGCCGAATGGGTTGCCTCGTCCAAGAACCCCTGGTTCGCCACCTCGTTCGCCAACCGGGTCTGGGCCCACTTCTTCGGCGTCGGCATCGTCGAGCCGATCGACGATTTCCGCGTCTCCAACCCCGCGTCCAACCCCGAGCTGCTCGAGGAGCTGGGCAAGCGGTTCACCGACTCCAAATACAACCTCAAGTCGATGGTCCGCGAGATCTGCAACTCCCGGACGTATCAACGCTCGACCGCCCGCAACGCGACCAACGAGCTGGACGAGCGCAACTTCGCTCACGCCAATCTCAGGCGCATCAAGGCCGAGAACCTGCTCGACACGATCAGCGGCGTGACCGAGACGAAGGATAAGTTCCAGGGCCTCCCACTTGGTGCCCGCGCTGTGCAGCTCGCCGACGGCGGTAGTTCCACCTACTTCCTGACCACCTTCGGCCGGGCCACCCGCGAGACGGTCTGCTCGTGCGAGGTGAAGATGGAGCCCACGCTTTCGCAGGCCCTTCACCTGCTCAACGGCGACACCGTCAACGCCAAGATCAAGGCCGGCGGGGTCGTCGAGCGGCTGGTGAAGACCCGCAAGCTGCCCGAGGAACGGATCAGCGACCTCTATGAGCGGTGCCTGGCTCGCAAGCCGACCCGCGCCGAGATCGACAAGCTGATGCCCTCCTTCGGCGAGGGTTCTAACCAGACGCAGGCCCTGGAAGACGTCTTCTGGGCCCTGCTCAACAGCCGCGAGTTCCTGTTCAACCACTGA